A region of Lycium barbarum isolate Lr01 chromosome 1, ASM1917538v2, whole genome shotgun sequence DNA encodes the following proteins:
- the LOC132628297 gene encoding rab GTPase-activating protein 22-like — MATLDITKMWRDPGAPADSFYQVRPECKDVPKSKFRIKNGKTLSARKWRAAFSPEGYLDIGKTLGRIHRGGIHPSIRGEVWEFLLGCYDPKSTYAEREDIRQQRRTQYAILKEECRTMFPVIGSGRFITAPVITEDGDPILDPLVLQEAKAAKEATSAGQQNGASDDYEMVKEHDKRVIEWKLSLHQIGLDVARTDRSLVFYEKQENLSKLWDILSVYAWFDKDVNYCQGMSDLCSPMIILLDDEADAFWCFERLMRRLRGNFRYTDSSVGVESQLNNLASVTQVIDPKLHQHLDKLGGGDYLFAVRMLMVLFRREFSFCDSLYLWEMMWALEYDPDLFLTYEDPELAADKPEESKAKSKSRQCGKYERENMKNAGKAAEAPLPISVFLVASVLKDKSDKLLTEARGLDDVVKILNDVNGNLDAKKACTGAMKLHKKYLKKAANTNR; from the exons ATGGCTACTTTAGATATTACAAAAATGTGGAGGGACCCTGGTGCTCCAGCTGATTCATTCTATCAGGTTCGGCCTGAATGTAAGGATGTTCCCAAGTCCAAATTTAGAATCAAG AATGGGAAAACACTAAGTGCAAGAAAATGGCGTGCTGCATTTTCTCCAGAAGGTTATCTTGATATAGGCAAAACACTCGGTCGAATCCATCGAGGG GGAATTCATCCATCAATTAGAGGTGAAGTTTGGGAATTCTTACTTGGTTGCTATGATCCAAAGAGCACATATGCGGAACGAGAGGATATACGACAACAACGGAG GACACAATATGCTATACTAAAAGAAGAATGCCGCACAATGTTTCCGGTGATTGGAAGTGGTAGATTTATTACTGCACCTGTAATAACAGAAGATGGTGATCCTATTCTAGATCCTTTAGTACTTCAAGAGGCAAAAGCAGCAAAAGAAGCGACTTCAGCTGGTCAACAAAATG GTGCTTCCGATGATTACGAAATGGTAAAGGAGCATGATAAAAGAGTGATAGAGTGGAAACTCTCGTTACACCAGATAG GACTCGATGTGGCTCGCACTGACAGGTCACTTGTCTTTTATGAGAAACAAGAGAATCTATCAAAGCTTTGGGATATCCTTTCTGTTTATGCTTGGTTTGACAAAGATGTTAATTATTGTCAAG GGATGAGTGATCTTTGCTCTCCAATGATTATTCTTCTTGACGATGAAGCAGATGCATTTTGGTGCTTCGAACGTTTAATGAGAAGACTG AGAGGAAATTTCAGGTACACTGACAGTTCTGTTGGAGTAGAATCGCAGCTAAATAATCTAGCTTCAGTAACTCAAGTTATTGATCCCAAACTTCACCAACACTTAG ATAAATTAGGTGGAGGTGATTACTTGTTTGCTGTCCGTATGCTCATGGTTTTGTTCCGTCGAGAGTTTTCTTTTTGCGATTCATTATATCTTTGGGAG ATGATGTGGGCCCTGGAATATGATCCAGACTTGTTTCTTACATATGAAGACCCTGAATTAGCTGCGGACAAACCTGAAGAATCTAAAGCAAAATCAAAGTCACGTCAGTGTGGGAAATATGAGCGAGAAAACATGAAAAATGCTGGAAAAGCTGCAGAAGCTCCCCTCCCTATTTCCGTTTTCCTAGTAGCCAGCGTCCTGAAAGACAAGAGTGATAAATTGCTGACAGAAGCAAGAGGACTGGACGATGTTGTTAAG ATACTGAATGACGTTAACGGAAACTTGGACGCTAAAAAGGCTTGCACTGGTGCGATGAAACTTCACAAGAAGTATCTTAAAAAG GCGGCGAACACCAACAGGTAG